One Nicotiana tomentosiformis chromosome 1, ASM39032v3, whole genome shotgun sequence genomic window, agtcccaaattacgatacggacctaccgaaactgtcaaaatactgatccgagtccatttgctcaaaatattgatcaaagtcaacttagttgagtcttAAATctcaaattcacattttaatctatttttcacattaaaactttttggaaaattttacggactgtgcacgcaaggcgagtaatgataaatactgtttttcgaggtcttagaatacaaaaataattattaactttaaaaatgacattttgggtcatcacacaataCCTGAGTGGAAACGGGAAAGGATAACGATGGACTTTATTTCTAGACTTCCACGCACTCAAAGGAAtcatgatgcaatttgggtcattatAGATAGACTAACTAAGAGTGCTCATTTCTTGGCAATCATAATGGACTACTCACTGGAACATTTGGCAGAATTATACATTAATGAGATTGTGAGGCTGCATGGAATCCTTGTTTCTATTGTGTCTGATAGAGATCCAAGGTTTACATCCAGATTTTGATCTAGATTGCAAGAAGATTTGGGTTCTAGGTTGAATTTTAGTACCACTTTCCATCCACAAACAAACGACCAGTCTGAGAGGGTAatacaaatcttggaggatatgcttcgagcCTGCATTATTGAGTTTGAGGGTAGTTGGTTATTGAGTTTGAGGGTAGTTGGGACAAACACTTAGCCTTGATAGAATTTgtttacaataatagctaccaatcaagtataGACATGCCTCCTTAtgaagctttgtatgggagaAAATGCAGAACGCCTCTTTGTTGGAACGAGGTTGGTGAAAAAAAATTGGTGGGTCCTGAGATTGTTCAACAAACTGAAGATAAGGTAAAAATCATCAAAGATCGCTTAAAAATTGCCTCAGACAGACAAAAGTCTTATGCTGATCTTAAGAGGCATGAAATTGAGTATAAAGCGAGTGATAAGGTATTTTTAAAGGTTTCTCCATGAAAGAAGATTATGAGATTTGGCCAAAAAGGTAAACTTAGTCCACGATTTATTGGACCTTATGAAGTGCTTGAGAGAGTTAGCCCAGTTGCTTATAAACTAGCTCTTCCACCAGAGTTAGACAAGATCCATAACgtcttccatgtttctatgcttagaAGATACCGCTCAGATCCATCTCATGTTCTTCCTATTGAATCTATTGAGGTCAATCCTGATTTGACATATGGAGAAGAAACATTCCAaatcttagcacgtgagttaaaGGAGCTTAGAAATAAGAGCATCCCCTTAGTGAAAGTTCTTTGGAAAATTTATTCTGGCGAAGAAGCTACCTGGGAGCGAGAAGAGGATATGCGAGTTCAATATCCACATTTGTTTAGGGACTAGTACCAGGTAAATTTCGGGACGAAATTTATTTAAGGGGGAGAGAGTTGTAacaccccaaatttttactaatatttgcATTTTCGATTGAGAATCTTTATAATGAGGAGATATTTTTACTTCGCACTTCCTAAACGTGAAATTGACAATACATGAAAATTCCTTACTCTAGGTTGTTTTAATATTGACAAAGAAGTTCCATGGTGTTGCTATGtgtaacacttaatattatttttatgaattaccGTTAAATATTTACCTGAAAACTTCATGAAAACAACCATAAATTTCCACTAAACCAACCAGCAAAATTCgttcttggtgaagctcaagttgctcctctcttttgtggtaagttactaaacccTGTTTTACACTAGGTAGCTATTAGTGTTTTCTTCATATATTTTCGTATAGAGCTCTGTTTTAAGTGATCTAAGACTTTATGGAAATCTATTTCATAGATCTATAACTCTTATGAAGGAAACAAAACCTGTTTTGTCTTTTATTTACCTGAAAATAGGTGATAAAGTAAAGGGCAGGTGCTGCCCAGATTTTCTGTTTTACAAACCCTCCATGTACTACTGTTAGTAAGTTTAGCATAACTTTTTGTAAAAATTTGATATGGGGGTGATTCAAGATATTCTAAAACGCTAAGACACATATCTACAACTATAAAGAAGACCACACAGTCTAGTTTAtcctttttcatcttcaaatctgaGTCACAACACGAGACAGTGATACTGTCCAGAATTTCTGTTTCAAACATTTTGGGTAATTTTTACCAATATCATGTTAAGTTTGACATGTTATATCACTGATCTTATATagatattttattatgtatttgaGGTATATATATCCTTGTAAAAGCTAAGGGAAGTTTTTGAGGAAGTGGACGGATTTGGTTTGTCTAGGGCGTAGATGATTCGAACGTActcaagttgtggttgaactattttgtggtaaaacaccaaggtttgtgtataaactttgtactctttttacttgctagaatattttgaaataacctgATATTTTGTTTTTCTTCACTTCAATTAAGAGCATTGTATTCGTGTTATATCAGGTATTGCAAGATATTTGCTAAATCACCCACTCGTACGGAttgtttgatcattttgcattcttgttgggactttgtccttcttgtggcAGTGTGTTTGTCACTCATCGTGGCATGCCTATTGATTTGGATCTTTTgccatcttgactttggatttgtagttcgtcttaaattatggaacttgcccgtgttaagtacgaactaggaagccatttttaatatggttcttgatttTC contains:
- the LOC138904877 gene encoding uncharacterized protein; the protein is MDFISRLPRTQRNHDAIWVIIDRLTKSAHFLAIIMDYSLEHLAELYINEIVRLHGILVSIVSDRDPSYQSSIDMPPYEALYGRKCRTPLCWNEVGEKKLVGPEIVQQTEDKVKIIKDRLKIASDRQKSYADLKRHEIEYKASDKRVSPVAYKLALPPELDKIHNVFHVSMLRRYRSDPSHVLPIESIEVNPDLTYGEETFQILARELKELRNKSIPLVKVLWKIYSGEEATWEREEDMRVQYPHLFRD